One segment of Thermodesulfobacteriota bacterium DNA contains the following:
- a CDS encoding LysM peptidoglycan-binding domain-containing protein encodes MRLKSALIALLLGGMAFAQGGLPEPKGGVTVYVIRPGDTLWDISKKFFNNPLLWPRLWQINPFIDNPNLIYPGELLSLKPRPPALPVVKITPQAETVSLEEVAEPPPPVFYYSRGGHEGFIAADEWEHMGTVLSSEPPKILLGEGDTLYVNVGWDDGVMSGDKFTVFRTSKVVLNPLTGKRVGYKVAILGEVEIAEVLGKKMSSAKIIQSYREITRGARVRPAGPVVKEVVLKKGTERLDGIIVETLNNIELSGQWDIVYIDVGEADGVVPGNTFSIYTLPRKVFDPDAGTTVTIPPALKGKLAVLNVHTDTATGIILQSSRQIEKGDMVSLDL; translated from the coding sequence ATGCGCTTAAAATCAGCTTTGATTGCCCTTCTTTTAGGTGGTATGGCTTTCGCCCAAGGTGGGCTCCCGGAGCCCAAGGGTGGCGTGACCGTATATGTAATCAGGCCGGGGGATACGCTCTGGGATATATCCAAGAAGTTCTTTAATAACCCCCTTCTGTGGCCCCGTCTCTGGCAGATAAACCCGTTTATCGATAACCCGAACCTTATTTATCCCGGAGAGTTACTCAGTCTAAAACCCAGGCCGCCTGCGCTTCCGGTAGTCAAAATTACCCCTCAAGCTGAAACCGTATCCCTGGAGGAGGTGGCGGAGCCTCCACCTCCCGTATTCTATTATTCCCGGGGAGGACATGAAGGGTTCATCGCCGCGGATGAGTGGGAGCATATGGGAACGGTTCTAAGTTCTGAGCCCCCCAAGATACTTCTGGGTGAGGGGGATACGTTGTACGTGAATGTAGGCTGGGATGATGGGGTCATGTCCGGAGATAAATTTACGGTGTTTCGTACCTCAAAGGTGGTTCTGAATCCTCTAACCGGAAAGAGGGTGGGATACAAGGTGGCAATACTGGGAGAGGTGGAGATAGCGGAGGTTCTGGGTAAGAAAATGTCCTCGGCTAAGATTATCCAGTCTTACCGGGAGATCACCCGCGGTGCCAGGGTCAGGCCGGCCGGGCCGGTTGTGAAAGAGGTGGTTCTCAAGAAGGGAACGGAAAGGTTAGACGGAATCATTGTTGAGACCCTCAACAATATCGAACTTAGCGGCCAGTGGGATATTGTTTACATAGATGTGGGAGAGGCTGATGGGGTGGTTCCCGGTAATACCTTCTCCATCTATACACTTCCCCGTAAGGTTTTTGACCCCGATGCCGGGACAACGGTCACTATCCCTCCGGCGCTTAAGGGTAAGCTCGCTGTGCTCAACGTTCACACGGATACGGCTACCGGCATCATTCTCCAAAGTTCAAGGCAGATAGAGAAAGGGGATATGGTAAGCTTGGATCTTTAG
- a CDS encoding protein-L-isoaspartate(D-aspartate) O-methyltransferase, whose translation MEIVFLTFTLLPIFLLTDFPTVEEDPDEYMPHRWEMVENQLISRGIQDSRLIQAMLKIPRHMFVPEDLRESAYGDNPIPIGMDQTISQPYIVALMTELLKLKEKEKVLEVGTGSGYQTAILAEMGCEVYTVEILEPLLERARKTLESLGYDNIRYRTGDGYKGWEEFSPFDAIIVTAAPDHIPQPLIDQLKINGRMIIPVGDLYQELVLIKKKEKGVDMKTITPVRFVPMTGEAQKTRKN comes from the coding sequence GTGGAAATTGTATTTTTAACATTCACCCTTTTACCTATTTTCTTATTGACCGATTTTCCCACTGTAGAGGAAGACCCCGATGAATACATGCCCCACCGTTGGGAAATGGTAGAGAACCAACTAATATCCCGGGGAATCCAAGATTCAAGGCTCATCCAGGCCATGCTCAAAATACCCAGGCATATGTTCGTGCCCGAGGATTTAAGAGAGTCGGCCTACGGCGATAACCCGATTCCTATAGGTATGGACCAGACAATTTCCCAGCCTTACATAGTTGCCCTGATGACCGAGCTTCTAAAGCTCAAGGAAAAGGAAAAGGTATTGGAAGTAGGCACCGGCTCCGGGTATCAGACGGCCATACTGGCCGAGATGGGATGCGAGGTTTACACCGTAGAGATACTGGAGCCACTTCTAGAAAGAGCAAGGAAGACCCTGGAATCTCTAGGCTATGATAACATCCGTTATCGAACGGGCGATGGATACAAAGGCTGGGAGGAATTCTCCCCTTTTGATGCAATAATAGTTACTGCCGCGCCTGACCACATCCCCCAACCCCTTATCGACCAGCTCAAGATAAACGGAAGGATGATAATACCGGTTGGAGACCTGTATCAGGAGCTCGTTCTTATCAAGAAGAAGGAAAAGGGCGTGGATATGAAAACCATAACCCCGGTTCGTTTTGTCCCCATGACCGGAGAGGCGCAAAAAACGAGGAAGAACTGA
- the meaB gene encoding methylmalonyl Co-A mutase-associated GTPase MeaB → MPISEKELELVDRMLSGDRVALARLITLVESRHSSVFEILKRVNSKASNASPRDLGHSYIIGITGPPGAGKSTLVNELIVSYRKKDKKVGVVAVDPSSPFTGGAVLGDRIRMQDHALDENVFIRSLGSRGSHGGMSRATKEIIKLYDAFGMDYIIIETVGVGQTELDIIQLADTVLVVLVPEAGDVVQTMKAGLMEIADIFIVNKADREGADKITREIRFMVSLKPREDDWIIPVMLTSAHEGRGIKELVEEIEKHQAFQSERTLLREKREKRREEEFSQILSEIIERKISEKLKEGEIKRVLNQVKNGEIDPYEGAEIVLSKIL, encoded by the coding sequence ATGCCCATTTCTGAGAAAGAATTAGAGCTTGTGGACCGGATGCTGAGCGGCGACCGGGTGGCGTTGGCGCGTCTCATAACGCTTGTTGAAAGCAGGCACTCTTCTGTTTTTGAAATCCTCAAAAGGGTAAATTCAAAGGCAAGTAATGCCTCTCCAAGAGACTTAGGACATTCCTACATAATCGGTATTACCGGTCCCCCGGGAGCAGGAAAAAGCACTTTAGTAAACGAATTGATTGTATCCTACCGAAAAAAAGACAAGAAAGTCGGGGTGGTGGCGGTTGACCCATCCAGTCCCTTCACCGGCGGAGCCGTCCTGGGAGACCGGATCCGCATGCAGGACCATGCACTAGATGAGAATGTATTCATAAGGAGCCTGGGAAGCAGGGGAAGCCATGGAGGGATGTCCAGGGCGACAAAGGAAATAATAAAGCTTTATGACGCATTCGGAATGGATTACATCATCATCGAAACGGTAGGGGTAGGTCAGACTGAGCTTGATATCATCCAGCTTGCCGACACGGTACTGGTTGTGCTGGTACCTGAAGCAGGCGACGTAGTACAAACCATGAAAGCCGGTCTTATGGAGATAGCGGACATTTTCATAGTCAACAAGGCGGACAGGGAGGGTGCGGACAAAATCACCAGGGAAATCAGGTTCATGGTTTCACTGAAGCCTAGAGAGGATGACTGGATTATTCCGGTGATGCTTACCTCGGCACATGAAGGACGGGGAATAAAGGAATTAGTCGAAGAAATCGAAAAGCACCAGGCTTTTCAGAGCGAAAGAACCCTTCTCCGGGAAAAAAGGGAGAAAAGAAGGGAAGAAGAATTTTCCCAGATACTCTCTGAAATTATCGAGCGCAAGATCTCGGAAAAGCTAAAAGAGGGAGAGATTAAAAGGGTCTTAAACCAGGTTAAAAACGGAGAGATAGACCCCTACGAGGGCGCCGAGATCGTGCTATCGAAAATACTTTAA
- a CDS encoding EVE domain-containing protein has translation MNYWLVKSEPFKYSWEQFLKDGWTYWDGVRNFQARNNLNNMKKGDLVLFYHSNEGLEVVGIAKVTKESYQDPTTSDERWVVVDLEPVETLKKPVPLEEIKNDKRLKNIPLIKQSRLSVMPLTKEEFDVIVAKGRSKER, from the coding sequence ATGAACTACTGGCTGGTGAAATCAGAACCTTTCAAATACTCTTGGGAACAGTTTTTAAAAGACGGCTGGACCTACTGGGATGGGGTAAGGAACTTTCAGGCCAGAAATAATTTGAATAACATGAAAAAGGGCGACCTGGTGCTTTTTTACCACAGCAACGAGGGCCTCGAGGTGGTAGGAATCGCCAAGGTCACAAAGGAATCCTACCAGGACCCCACTACCAGCGATGAAAGATGGGTGGTGGTCGACCTTGAGCCGGTCGAAACCCTGAAGAAACCGGTTCCTTTGGAAGAAATCAAAAACGACAAACGCTTAAAAAATATTCCCCTCATCAAGCAGAGCCGCCTCTCCGTCATGCCGCTTACTAAGGAAGAGTTTGATGTTATCGTGGCTAAAGGTAGAAGCAAAGAGCGATAA
- a CDS encoding metallophosphoesterase, translating to MPFILKIVLSVSIIFILVYSYVSSRIIGALRLITGWNRHYIKLAVLAIAVYILIYPLIALATYFSGSEHFSSAIREGNKFIDYVFMYPFWLGVIFVLQAGVLFLSLEIIRFLGSLIFKPEIIRLAHAWLVLVISAICLVYVPAKIYFDTKTVRTERVQVMIPNLPENLDGFKIAHISDLQADNRTVRPRMENYINAVNKLAPDIVVFTGDLVTYGEEHIDIGAEMMGRLKSRYGVYACLGDHDYWANPEIVMRSLREAGVIILENEDYTLDVKPEKSGLMGLDMATEDGSFTGSTNIHMTFVTNIYSKRPNKEILKTLATEDTDPTIKIFVTHQPSDGLVRFAAKNNYDIFLAGHTHGGQVVITLFGVKLTPVLFETSFLSGQYRFDSMFVNVNNGLGLTFSPVRYNSPATVTLIELKKGS from the coding sequence ATGCCATTCATTCTAAAAATCGTTCTCTCGGTATCCATTATTTTCATCTTGGTGTATTCATACGTAAGCTCGAGGATAATAGGCGCGCTAAGGCTGATTACTGGCTGGAATCGCCACTATATAAAATTGGCAGTGTTAGCCATCGCAGTTTACATTCTCATTTATCCACTTATCGCCCTTGCTACCTATTTCTCGGGCTCGGAGCATTTCTCGTCCGCAATTCGCGAGGGAAACAAGTTTATTGATTATGTCTTCATGTATCCATTCTGGCTCGGGGTTATTTTTGTCCTCCAGGCGGGTGTTCTATTTCTCTCCCTGGAAATCATAAGGTTCCTCGGTTCTTTGATATTCAAGCCAGAGATTATCAGGTTAGCCCATGCCTGGCTTGTGTTAGTGATTTCTGCTATATGTCTCGTCTACGTCCCGGCAAAGATATATTTCGACACAAAAACGGTCAGGACTGAGCGGGTGCAAGTGATGATTCCGAACCTGCCTGAAAATTTAGACGGATTCAAAATAGCCCATATAAGCGACCTCCAGGCGGATAATAGGACGGTCAGACCCAGGATGGAAAACTACATAAACGCCGTCAACAAACTGGCTCCCGACATAGTTGTATTCACGGGCGACCTGGTAACGTATGGCGAAGAACATATAGACATAGGGGCAGAAATGATGGGAAGGCTCAAGTCAAGATACGGAGTGTATGCCTGCTTGGGCGACCATGATTACTGGGCCAATCCGGAGATAGTTATGCGGAGTCTGAGAGAAGCCGGTGTAATTATTCTTGAGAATGAAGATTATACTCTCGATGTCAAGCCTGAAAAATCAGGGTTGATGGGGCTAGATATGGCGACCGAAGATGGCTCATTTACCGGAAGCACAAACATCCACATGACATTTGTGACAAACATCTATAGTAAGCGGCCGAACAAGGAAATTCTGAAGACCCTCGCCACTGAGGACACTGATCCCACTATCAAAATCTTTGTTACTCATCAGCCGTCGGATGGGCTTGTCCGGTTTGCAGCGAAAAACAATTACGACATTTTTCTTGCCGGGCATACACATGGGGGTCAGGTTGTTATCACGCTTTTCGGGGTCAAGCTCACTCCGGTTTTGTTTGAGACCAGCTTTTTATCCGGTCAATATCGGTTTGATTCAATGTTTGTGAATGTAAATAACGGTCTCGGTCTGACCTTCTCCCCGGTTAGATATAATTCCCCGGCTACCGTTACCCTCATAGAATTGAAGAAGGGGTCTTAA
- the hisA gene encoding 1-(5-phosphoribosyl)-5-[(5-phosphoribosylamino)methylideneamino]imidazole-4-carboxamide isomerase, with protein MLIIPAIDLKEGKCVRLLKGEEGTETVFSGDPSNVARKWEECGAKLIHVVDLDGAFSGEPKNVEVIRKIIESVSSSVQIGGGIRSIEAIEKYINMGAGRIILGTAAFLDSRFLTEACRRFPEKIAAGIDTKVGKVAVKGWKEVVDLEIESALENLKSAGVSLIIHTNVDRDGTMGGVDLESVRRFVKASPIPVIGSGGIASMEDIEKLSSLEELGLIGVILGKSIYTGRINLKEAIERFS; from the coding sequence GTGCTAATCATCCCGGCCATTGATTTAAAAGAAGGAAAATGTGTGAGGCTTTTAAAGGGCGAAGAGGGAACAGAGACTGTTTTTTCAGGGGATCCGTCTAATGTTGCCAGAAAATGGGAAGAGTGTGGAGCAAAGCTTATCCATGTTGTTGACCTGGATGGGGCGTTCTCGGGCGAGCCTAAGAATGTCGAAGTTATAAGAAAAATTATTGAATCCGTTTCTTCCTCGGTACAGATAGGTGGCGGTATAAGGAGCATCGAGGCAATAGAAAAATACATCAATATGGGTGCAGGTAGGATTATATTAGGCACCGCCGCTTTTCTGGATAGCAGATTTTTAACCGAGGCCTGCCGGAGGTTTCCGGAGAAGATAGCGGCCGGTATCGACACTAAGGTGGGAAAGGTCGCAGTGAAGGGATGGAAGGAAGTGGTGGACCTAGAAATCGAATCGGCCCTTGAGAATTTAAAGTCGGCCGGCGTCTCTTTGATAATACATACCAATGTTGACCGGGATGGCACCATGGGAGGAGTTGACCTGGAATCGGTTAGGAGATTCGTCAAGGCATCACCAATCCCGGTTATAGGGTCGGGTGGTATAGCATCTATGGAAGATATAGAGAAGCTGTCATCTCTAGAGGAACTGGGCCTTATCGGTGTTATCCTTGGCAAGTCTATTTATACTGGAAGGATTAATTTGAAAGAAGCGATAGAAAGATTTTCTTGA
- the hisF gene encoding imidazole glycerol phosphate synthase subunit HisF: MLAKRIIPCLDVKDGRVVKGVNFLNLRDAGDPVKVAKRYSEDGADEITFLDITASFEERKTMIDVVERTAGEVFVPLTVGGGVRTLEDIRQLLLAGADKVSINTAAVKNPEFVKAAADRFGSQCIVVAIDARRISENGWEVFTHGGRNPTGIDAVKWARKMDDYGAGEILLTSMDRDGTKAGYDLELTRAISRSVSIPVIASGGAGTLEHLFEGLTMGEADAALVASIFHYGEYSIQEAKEFLIRKGIQIRL; the protein is encoded by the coding sequence ATGCTAGCGAAGAGAATAATTCCATGCCTTGATGTGAAGGATGGGAGGGTGGTAAAGGGAGTGAACTTCCTTAATCTCCGGGATGCCGGGGACCCGGTGAAGGTAGCAAAAAGATACAGCGAAGATGGCGCGGACGAAATTACCTTTCTCGACATTACCGCTTCCTTTGAGGAGAGAAAAACCATGATCGATGTTGTGGAGCGCACTGCAGGAGAAGTCTTTGTCCCCCTAACCGTCGGAGGAGGTGTCAGGACCTTGGAGGACATCAGGCAGTTACTGCTTGCCGGAGCGGATAAAGTATCGATAAATACGGCTGCGGTGAAGAATCCGGAATTCGTGAAAGCGGCTGCCGATAGATTCGGGAGCCAGTGTATAGTAGTAGCAATTGATGCCAGAAGAATATCTGAGAACGGGTGGGAAGTTTTCACTCACGGAGGAAGGAATCCTACCGGGATTGATGCGGTCAAATGGGCGAGGAAAATGGACGATTACGGGGCGGGAGAGATCCTTCTTACCAGCATGGATAGGGACGGAACTAAAGCCGGATACGATTTGGAACTCACTAGAGCAATATCCCGGTCCGTAAGCATCCCGGTGATTGCTTCGGGAGGTGCCGGCACTCTGGAGCATCTCTTCGAAGGCCTCACCATGGGAGAAGCCGACGCCGCACTGGTTGCTTCTATTTTTCATTACGGCGAGTATTCTATTCAGGAAGCCAAAGAGTTTCTGATAAGGAAAGGAATTCAGATTAGATTATGA
- a CDS encoding deoxyguanosinetriphosphate triphosphohydrolase: MTIREELEEIEKKVLSPFAALSSESKGRMRPEEPCPIRTAFQRDRDRIIHSKSFRRMKHKTQVFLSPTGDHYRTRLTHVIEVSQIARTISKALRLNEDLTEAIGLGHDLGHTPFGHAGEDALNEIFPGGFKHVIHSLRVVDVLERDGQGLNLTYEVRDGISKHSKGMGPVDNPKYRPETMEGQVVRVSDLVAYANHDVDDAIRAGLITIDDLPQECLRVLGRTNSERINRMVSDIIFETKKLGEKRVVISKEVEEAMVELRNYLFNTVYMNEGVRNNFLKAKKMMKELYEYFCGNPEDFWKINKRSPREGETVERAVCDFIAGMTDSYAISTYEKIFLPKRWHVD, from the coding sequence TTGACCATAAGGGAAGAGCTTGAAGAGATAGAGAAAAAGGTGCTTTCTCCGTTTGCCGCTCTCAGCTCCGAGAGTAAAGGAAGGATGAGACCGGAAGAACCCTGTCCGATCAGGACAGCCTTTCAGAGAGACCGGGACAGGATAATACATTCAAAGTCCTTTCGGCGGATGAAGCATAAAACCCAGGTTTTCCTCTCGCCCACGGGCGATCACTATAGAACTAGGCTTACCCATGTGATTGAGGTCTCTCAAATAGCCAGGACCATATCCAAGGCCCTAAGGCTTAACGAAGACCTCACCGAGGCAATCGGTTTAGGGCACGATTTAGGCCACACCCCCTTCGGCCACGCCGGCGAGGACGCACTTAATGAGATATTCCCGGGCGGCTTCAAGCACGTTATCCACAGCCTTCGTGTAGTGGATGTGCTGGAGAGGGACGGGCAGGGGTTGAATTTAACCTATGAAGTCAGAGACGGAATTTCTAAACACTCAAAGGGTATGGGACCGGTGGATAATCCGAAATACCGTCCGGAGACTATGGAGGGACAGGTGGTGAGGGTTTCCGATTTGGTCGCTTATGCCAACCATGATGTAGACGATGCGATTAGAGCGGGGCTGATCACGATAGATGACCTGCCCCAGGAATGCCTCAGGGTTTTAGGAAGGACGAATTCGGAGCGGATAAACAGGATGGTCAGCGATATTATATTCGAGACCAAAAAGCTCGGTGAGAAGAGGGTGGTTATCAGCAAAGAGGTTGAAGAAGCCATGGTCGAGCTCAGAAACTATCTCTTTAACACGGTTTATATGAACGAGGGAGTAAGGAACAACTTCCTCAAGGCCAAAAAGATGATGAAGGAGCTTTATGAATATTTCTGTGGTAACCCGGAAGATTTTTGGAAAATCAATAAGAGGAGCCCGAGAGAAGGTGAAACCGTCGAACGCGCGGTGTGCGATTTTATCGCCGGTATGACTGATTCTTATGCCATTTCAACTTATGAAAAAATCTTCCTGCCGAAAAGATGGCATGTTGATTAA
- a CDS encoding menaquinone biosynthesis protein, giving the protein MIKLGSVPFLNVKPLVFPLEEGLLEHDFEILYTPPSQLSQLLLEQKVDLGLIPVAELIRGNNYTVVPNISISSFGKVESVVLVSKSRISDIKTIAVDARSRSSTALLRIILEVFNGIFPTYVKREPDDKFLNGVDGGMLIGNTGLKIHNYPPRGYKVFDLGEIWTDKTGLPFVYAVYAVNKGVHLGKNLQALEKAKSVGLELVKNIAKFESEKVGLPEEICSRYLTERIRYDLGEREVKGIMAYAKFLSKLEEIKEVRELEIYSE; this is encoded by the coding sequence TTGATTAAGTTGGGTTCGGTGCCTTTTCTAAACGTAAAGCCTCTGGTGTTTCCACTAGAAGAGGGTCTGTTAGAGCATGATTTTGAGATACTGTACACACCTCCTTCCCAGTTGTCCCAATTGCTTTTGGAGCAAAAAGTGGACCTTGGACTTATTCCTGTAGCTGAGTTAATTAGGGGTAATAATTACACCGTCGTACCCAATATCTCCATTTCCTCATTCGGTAAGGTAGAAAGCGTTGTTCTCGTGTCCAAGTCAAGGATTAGCGATATTAAAACAATCGCCGTTGACGCCAGGTCAAGGAGTTCTACCGCTCTTCTAAGAATAATCCTCGAGGTATTCAATGGCATTTTCCCAACCTATGTTAAGAGGGAACCCGACGATAAGTTCTTAAACGGTGTTGATGGTGGGATGCTCATCGGCAACACCGGGCTTAAAATCCACAATTATCCCCCCCGGGGATATAAGGTTTTTGACCTGGGCGAGATTTGGACGGATAAAACCGGGCTTCCTTTTGTATATGCGGTATATGCGGTAAATAAAGGCGTTCACCTGGGGAAAAATCTTCAGGCTCTGGAAAAAGCAAAATCAGTCGGCCTTGAATTGGTTAAAAATATTGCCAAGTTTGAGTCGGAAAAGGTTGGGCTCCCCGAGGAAATTTGTTCACGCTACCTGACCGAAAGGATCAGATACGACCTGGGGGAGAGAGAGGTAAAAGGGATAATGGCTTATGCCAAGTTTCTCTCGAAGCTAGAAGAGATTAAGGAGGTTAGGGAGTTAGAGATCTATTCGGAGTAG
- a CDS encoding MqnA/MqnD/SBP family protein, which translates to MNKITMKLGHSPDADDAFMFYGMASGKTTSDRIQFVHVIEEIQNLNKRALQGELEVTAISAHAYLQVQDKYRILSCGASMGDGYGPIVVAKETLDNLRGKEVAIPGKLTTAFLLLSIYADGFTPVEMPFDQVMEAVKDDEVEAGLIIHEGQLTYEALGLTSILDLGQSWARDTSLPLPLGINTVRRDIEEDLQREILRIHKASIDYGLSHKDEALEYALRFGRGMRKDLGEKFVLMYVNEYTRNMGERGKKALEYLFNRAFQKGIIKDKAVLDVLED; encoded by the coding sequence TTGAATAAAATCACAATGAAGCTAGGGCACAGCCCGGACGCAGACGATGCCTTTATGTTCTACGGAATGGCCAGCGGGAAAACGACTTCAGACCGTATCCAGTTCGTTCATGTAATAGAGGAGATCCAAAATCTGAATAAAAGGGCCCTACAGGGCGAGTTGGAGGTCACGGCAATCTCCGCCCATGCCTACCTTCAAGTGCAGGACAAATACAGAATTCTCTCCTGCGGAGCGAGCATGGGAGATGGCTATGGGCCCATAGTCGTGGCTAAAGAAACCCTGGATAACCTCCGAGGGAAAGAAGTGGCCATTCCAGGGAAGCTGACCACGGCCTTTCTTCTTCTAAGCATTTACGCCGACGGTTTTACACCTGTGGAGATGCCCTTTGACCAAGTAATGGAAGCGGTAAAGGATGATGAGGTTGAAGCGGGTCTCATAATACACGAGGGCCAGCTCACTTATGAAGCCCTGGGACTAACCAGCATTCTCGACCTTGGCCAGTCGTGGGCGAGGGATACCTCTCTTCCTCTCCCGCTCGGGATAAATACCGTCAGAAGGGATATAGAGGAGGATTTACAAAGAGAAATTCTGAGGATTCACAAAGCAAGTATCGATTATGGGCTTTCCCATAAAGACGAAGCCCTGGAATATGCCCTTCGATTTGGAAGAGGAATGAGGAAGGATTTGGGCGAGAAATTCGTCCTCATGTATGTGAATGAATATACAAGAAATATGGGGGAGCGGGGAAAGAAGGCTTTGGAATACCTTTTCAACAGGGCCTTTCAGAAGGGGATTATCAAGGATAAAGCCGTATTGGACGTTCTCGAAGACTAG
- a CDS encoding gamma-glutamylcyclotransferase family protein has protein sequence MFNEDKLFVYGTLLQGEPRNRYLEGCKLIRTLEVPGKLYDTLRGYPAASFDPNTEETVAGELYWISRDVDKKLEYLDRVEGTRDRFYQRKKLGHGGYSFYLYEAGELLKEALKEENRIQTGNWRRYGSAAFANPAQFALTFEEPQHKRYRKFPPDDSIGSIFLKGEAPILVTASHATAHLRMNVLKYEEHHTGAIAVILHILTGSHAIYTHLASKVDPNYYDEAPFKKKIEEVIKEYGIKFVIDLHGTRTKRNEDIYPGVGNNREFLLGNDTYLNRLEELAKSSGLILGGTEVFPASRQMTITKFISSRLRIPAMQVEISERLRQPDKNPSKFVRLIRILEDLISSIKASI, from the coding sequence ATGTTTAACGAAGACAAACTATTTGTTTACGGCACTCTTCTTCAAGGAGAACCACGGAACCGCTATTTAGAGGGTTGTAAGCTAATCCGAACCCTGGAGGTGCCCGGGAAACTCTATGACACCTTGAGAGGGTATCCCGCCGCCTCCTTTGACCCTAACACTGAGGAAACCGTAGCCGGTGAGCTTTACTGGATCTCTAGAGATGTCGATAAAAAATTGGAATACCTGGACAGGGTAGAAGGTACGAGAGATAGATTCTACCAGAGAAAAAAACTAGGGCACGGAGGGTACAGCTTCTACCTTTATGAAGCGGGAGAGCTTTTAAAAGAAGCGCTCAAAGAAGAAAACAGAATTCAAACCGGGAACTGGAGGAGATACGGGTCGGCGGCATTTGCTAACCCGGCCCAATTCGCCCTAACATTCGAAGAACCTCAGCATAAACGCTACAGAAAATTTCCCCCGGATGATTCCATCGGGTCGATATTTTTAAAAGGGGAGGCCCCCATACTGGTTACCGCATCCCATGCCACAGCACATTTAAGGATGAACGTATTAAAATACGAAGAGCATCATACCGGGGCAATTGCCGTAATTCTTCATATCCTCACCGGGTCTCATGCCATCTATACCCACCTGGCCTCTAAAGTCGACCCAAACTATTATGACGAAGCGCCTTTCAAGAAAAAAATCGAAGAGGTGATCAAGGAATACGGAATTAAATTCGTTATAGATTTGCACGGGACTAGAACCAAGAGAAATGAAGACATATATCCAGGGGTTGGCAATAACCGGGAATTCTTGCTGGGGAATGATACTTACCTCAATAGGCTCGAGGAACTGGCCAAATCGAGTGGGCTTATCCTGGGCGGAACGGAGGTATTCCCCGCTTCCCGCCAGATGACCATCACCAAATTCATCTCCAGCAGGCTTCGTATCCCAGCCATGCAGGTTGAGATTAGTGAAAGGCTAAGACAGCCAGATAAGAATCCCTCTAAGTTCGTGAGGCTTATCAGGATACTAGAGGACCTGATTTCCTCAATTAAAGCCAGCATATAG